From the genome of Pelagicoccus sp. SDUM812003, one region includes:
- a CDS encoding 2Fe-2S iron-sulfur cluster-binding protein — protein sequence MPKVTFITQDKEAVVVDNVEGSLMEIAVDHGIEGIEGDCGGVCSCSTCHVLVAREWMDKVGQPEDIEKDTLEFNPDVTPRSRLCCQIELTKNLDGLVVEVPSTL from the coding sequence ATGCCCAAAGTAACGTTTATCACCCAAGACAAGGAAGCAGTCGTCGTCGACAACGTGGAAGGATCGCTGATGGAAATCGCGGTCGACCATGGTATCGAGGGCATCGAAGGGGATTGCGGCGGCGTGTGTTCCTGCTCGACCTGCCATGTGCTAGTGGCTCGCGAGTGGATGGACAAAGTGGGCCAGCCGGAGGACATCGAGAAAGATACCTTGGAGTTCAATCCAGACGTGACTCCGCGCAGCCGTCTCTGTTGCCAGATCGAGCTTACGAAAAACCTGGATGGCTTGGTCGTGGAAGTGCCCT